One stretch of Armatimonadota bacterium DNA includes these proteins:
- a CDS encoding ribosomal protein L7/L12, translating into MWAELTTTGVDLMAGTQRSSNVREEQMQKAVIVMVPGIIALIFAIVFFVYASPYTTGLRWVLLLAAVVALGFGIRILAQMRQVDNVELTCAFCGAKNFFTTAPQSDVRCDKCNRDIPVLDGRVLKVHQVRCGFCGELNYYSEKSTGLLCESCDREIPISTDDSDSASPALHTYSMHDPTKVRYNLVLVDAGVKREAMIPTLQKMLALNRNQIKDIIDRTPAILLQGVPKMKAELLAAEIKAQGGVAEANPVE; encoded by the coding sequence ATGTGGGCTGAACTTACGACGACAGGAGTCGATCTTATGGCGGGCACCCAACGCAGTTCCAACGTCCGTGAAGAGCAGATGCAAAAGGCTGTCATTGTCATGGTGCCGGGCATCATCGCTTTAATCTTCGCAATCGTTTTCTTCGTCTATGCCTCACCGTACACGACAGGACTGAGATGGGTTCTGCTGCTTGCTGCAGTCGTTGCTCTCGGCTTCGGGATTCGCATTCTCGCGCAAATGCGCCAAGTAGACAACGTCGAGCTCACTTGCGCGTTTTGCGGAGCCAAGAACTTCTTCACGACGGCTCCGCAGAGCGACGTCCGATGCGACAAGTGCAACCGCGACATCCCCGTTTTGGACGGGCGCGTACTCAAAGTCCACCAGGTGCGCTGCGGGTTCTGCGGCGAGCTGAACTACTACAGCGAGAAGAGCACCGGCCTGCTGTGCGAATCGTGCGACCGGGAGATTCCGATCTCGACGGATGACTCAGACTCCGCGTCTCCCGCTCTCCATACGTACTCCATGCACGATCCAACCAAGGTTCGGTACAACCTCGTCTTGGTCGATGCGGGGGTCAAGCGCGAGGCCATGATTCCGACCTTGCAAAAGATGCTGGCGCTGAACCGTAATCAGATCAAGGACATCATCGACCGCACACCCGCCATTCTCCTTCAGGGTGTGCCGAAAATGAAGGCCGAGCTGCTGGCCGCCGAAATCAAGGCCCAGGGCGGCGTTGCCGAAGCAAATCCGGTTGAATAG
- a CDS encoding DUF2092 domain-containing protein: MIRKAVIAVLAVAAVGVVALSFDAGHLAPFVKTLNSAEGLDVSYTVQEVGRTSASYHVTLAKPDLAMIDTPAKTFYADGETITTYDKKRNKYFTKEQTHEALTGLFDDDDLAIWRSFFDSKAMDRIYSSKNEGTKKRRGETLRVISAVVNRNGDSSFTLYIGESDGLLKQAQFTSTATGSSSTKILNTKSINTKAVASATFAFTAPEGAEEMTVADLSSSEWITEFDVALENAAALGKGVIIDFYADW; encoded by the coding sequence ATGATCCGAAAAGCCGTTATAGCAGTTCTTGCGGTGGCTGCAGTCGGTGTCGTGGCGTTATCGTTTGACGCCGGACACCTAGCTCCATTCGTCAAGACTCTCAACTCGGCCGAAGGCTTGGACGTGTCCTACACCGTCCAAGAGGTAGGGCGAACATCAGCTTCCTACCATGTAACTTTGGCGAAACCTGATCTTGCAATGATCGACACGCCTGCGAAGACGTTCTACGCAGATGGCGAGACGATCACGACCTATGACAAAAAGCGCAACAAGTACTTCACGAAAGAGCAGACTCATGAAGCGCTCACGGGCCTGTTCGACGACGATGATCTAGCAATCTGGCGGTCGTTCTTCGACTCCAAGGCGATGGACCGAATCTACTCTAGCAAGAACGAGGGCACGAAGAAGCGCAGGGGCGAGACCCTTCGCGTTATTTCTGCGGTCGTCAATCGCAACGGCGATTCCTCGTTCACGCTGTATATCGGAGAGTCCGACGGCCTGCTGAAACAAGCCCAGTTCACATCGACTGCTACGGGTTCGTCATCGACCAAGATTCTGAACACGAAGTCGATCAACACGAAAGCTGTTGCGTCGGCAACGTTCGCCTTCACGGCGCCTGAAGGGGCCGAAGAGATGACCGTAGCCGACCTATCGTCGTCCGAGTGGATTACGGAGTTCGATGTCGCGCTGGAGAACGCCGCCGCGCTCGGCAAGGGAGTCATCATCGACTTCTACGCTGACTGGTGA
- a CDS encoding thiamine pyrophosphate-dependent dehydrogenase E1 component subunit alpha, whose translation MATKSGSKASKTRIKSKTDTDIAPHQRLNPSDNREILSQLYLARYFDVRLNKEKKRGRLRGTLYSSHNQEAILVGSLYCLRSDDWISPVHRDMPAFFLKDMKSGWRSPDRMGLSIEQVCAQVWGKVDSPNRARDNWSHIGCRDKHILHSTSMLAGTIPVAAGVMLADRLDGRDTVVITYNGEGSTAQGVFHEAINFAAIHKLPVITVVENNQWAFGTPVHLEVPTEDVADRAKGYGIPGLIADGQNVLDVYDKVTEAVEWARSGKGPSIVECKTFRAYGHGDHDDDRARKYRDAGQVQIGLSRDPISVFKNFMIEGGMLTKAEAEKYPAEFKSAMEYTDHDFPPEVVEYMTEGVEFALKSGLPEPEEAAQWVFREDS comes from the coding sequence TTGGCAACGAAATCTGGCTCTAAAGCCAGCAAGACAAGGATTAAGTCGAAAACCGATACGGACATTGCGCCGCATCAGCGATTGAACCCCTCAGACAATCGAGAAATTCTCAGTCAGCTGTATCTCGCTCGGTACTTCGACGTGCGCCTGAACAAGGAGAAAAAGCGCGGACGCTTGCGCGGCACGCTGTACTCATCGCACAACCAGGAGGCGATCCTCGTCGGATCCCTCTACTGCCTTCGCTCGGACGACTGGATCAGCCCCGTCCATCGAGACATGCCAGCGTTCTTCCTCAAGGACATGAAGAGCGGCTGGCGGTCTCCAGATCGCATGGGCCTGAGCATCGAGCAGGTGTGCGCCCAAGTGTGGGGCAAGGTCGACTCGCCGAATCGGGCCAGGGACAACTGGTCGCACATCGGCTGTCGCGACAAGCACATTCTGCACTCAACGTCGATGCTGGCCGGCACGATTCCCGTAGCCGCAGGCGTGATGCTCGCAGACCGGCTCGACGGACGGGACACGGTGGTGATCACGTACAACGGCGAAGGGTCGACGGCGCAAGGGGTGTTTCACGAGGCGATCAACTTCGCGGCCATTCACAAGCTGCCAGTGATCACGGTCGTTGAGAACAACCAGTGGGCGTTCGGCACCCCGGTTCACCTCGAGGTGCCTACGGAGGACGTTGCCGACAGGGCGAAGGGGTACGGCATCCCGGGCTTGATCGCAGACGGTCAGAACGTGCTGGACGTCTACGACAAGGTGACGGAGGCCGTCGAATGGGCGCGTTCGGGCAAGGGCCCCAGCATCGTCGAGTGCAAGACCTTCCGCGCGTACGGGCACGGCGACCACGACGATGATCGCGCTAGAAAGTACCGCGATGCCGGACAGGTTCAGATCGGCCTTAGCCGCGACCCGATCTCTGTTTTCAAGAACTTCATGATCGAAGGCGGAATGTTGACCAAGGCGGAGGCTGAAAAGTATCCGGCAGAGTTCAAGAGCGCTATGGAGTACACGGACCACGATTTCCCGCCGGAGGTAGTCGAGTACATGACCGAGGGAGTCGAATTTGCGCTAAAGTCCGGGCTTCCTGAGCCGGAAGAGGCCGCTCAATGGGTGTTCAGGGAGGATTCGTAA
- a CDS encoding LL-diaminopimelate aminotransferase — MPSPSKRFDVIPPYLFAEISRVKREAVARGVDVIDLGIGDPDIPTPAPIREALKAAVEDPATHRYDDSARGWTPFLQAAVEWYEREFGVQMDAETDICETIGSKEGLAHIAWSYIDEGDVSIVPNPGYPVYNVNAKMAGGEVYETPLMEANNYLPDLTKIPKETAKRAKLFYICYPHNPTTAVATREFYADVVKFCRDHDILLVSDMAYATVTYDGFKNPSALQVEGAKDVVIEMHSLSKTFNMTGWRLGFALGNPDAVAALQRMKDNIDSKQFPAVAEAGAFALREVDNSATIAIYQKRRDVLCDGLAEIGWHIPKPKATLFVWAKVPRNDMTSAEFCTALIERAGIVIVPGNGAGSAGEGYVRMSLTLLGDKDGERFVEAVRRIKESGLVNS, encoded by the coding sequence ATGCCGTCTCCTTCAAAGAGATTTGACGTGATCCCGCCGTATTTGTTCGCGGAGATCTCGCGCGTGAAGCGCGAAGCGGTCGCCAGAGGCGTCGATGTGATCGACCTCGGCATCGGCGATCCGGACATCCCGACCCCCGCGCCGATCCGCGAGGCGCTCAAGGCCGCGGTCGAAGACCCCGCGACCCACAGATACGACGATAGCGCGAGAGGCTGGACGCCGTTCTTGCAGGCCGCCGTCGAGTGGTACGAGCGCGAGTTCGGCGTACAGATGGACGCCGAGACCGACATATGCGAAACGATCGGGAGCAAGGAGGGGCTGGCGCACATCGCGTGGTCGTACATCGACGAGGGCGACGTCAGCATCGTCCCGAACCCCGGCTACCCGGTGTACAACGTAAACGCTAAAATGGCCGGCGGGGAAGTGTACGAAACGCCGCTGATGGAGGCGAACAACTATCTGCCTGATCTGACAAAGATACCAAAGGAAACCGCGAAGAGAGCGAAGCTGTTCTACATCTGCTACCCGCACAACCCGACGACTGCCGTTGCGACGCGCGAGTTCTATGCGGACGTCGTGAAGTTCTGTCGCGATCACGACATCCTGCTGGTCAGCGACATGGCGTACGCGACGGTGACGTATGACGGATTCAAAAACCCGTCAGCACTACAGGTCGAGGGTGCAAAGGACGTCGTGATCGAGATGCACTCGCTCAGCAAGACGTTCAACATGACCGGCTGGCGGCTCGGGTTTGCGCTCGGCAACCCGGACGCGGTCGCTGCGCTACAGCGCATGAAGGACAACATCGACAGCAAGCAGTTTCCGGCGGTAGCCGAGGCGGGGGCCTTTGCATTGAGAGAAGTCGACAACAGCGCGACGATCGCGATCTATCAGAAGAGGCGCGACGTGCTTTGCGACGGCCTCGCGGAGATCGGCTGGCACATTCCGAAGCCGAAAGCCACGCTGTTCGTCTGGGCGAAGGTGCCGCGCAACGACATGACCAGCGCGGAGTTCTGCACTGCGCTCATCGAGAGGGCGGGCATCGTGATCGTCCCCGGAAACGGAGCGGGGAGCGCGGGAGAGGGGTACGTGCGGATGTCGCTGACTTTGCTCGGCGACAAGGACGGTGAGCGGTTTGTCGAGGCCGTGCGACGCATCAAAGAGTCCGGACTTGTCAACTCTTAG
- a CDS encoding RNA polymerase sigma factor produces the protein MSVIHEARQVGQFDEDIVLVERVLAGDEYAFQTVFERYHDKVFSIALGVLLDRDEAADAVQEIFTLVFRNLKKFDGRSRFSTWLFRVAVNRSIQQARKMKYKKLSVPLNEAAENVEGEKVDPVVDPDIEVAMASLHPADRAMLTLFYWDELSLLEIAESLGCSPNAAKTRLFRARERFRMQYEEVAGSA, from the coding sequence GTGTCGGTCATTCACGAGGCTAGGCAGGTAGGACAGTTCGACGAGGACATCGTACTCGTCGAGCGGGTCTTGGCAGGCGACGAATACGCGTTTCAAACCGTGTTCGAGCGCTACCACGACAAGGTGTTCTCGATCGCCCTCGGTGTGCTGCTGGACCGCGACGAAGCGGCTGACGCCGTTCAAGAGATATTCACGCTCGTATTTCGAAACCTCAAGAAATTCGACGGTCGCTCCCGCTTCTCCACTTGGCTGTTCCGCGTGGCGGTCAACCGCAGCATTCAGCAAGCTCGGAAGATGAAGTACAAGAAGCTGAGCGTTCCACTCAACGAAGCCGCCGAGAACGTGGAGGGCGAGAAAGTCGACCCCGTAGTCGACCCGGATATCGAGGTCGCCATGGCGAGCCTGCACCCGGCGGATCGCGCGATGCTGACCCTGTTCTACTGGGACGAGTTGAGCCTTCTTGAGATCGCAGAGAGCCTCGGTTGCTCTCCGAACGCGGCAAAAACAAGGCTGTTCCGGGCGCGCGAAAGGTTCCGGATGCAGTACGAGGAGGTCGCTGGCAGCGCATGA
- a CDS encoding sulfatase-like hydrolase/transferase, which produces MLVSLALMAVSTTAPVNVVFLFTDDHRRTAVGALGIEPVKTPNIDSLLAEGTFFQNAYTMGSPHGALCVPSRAMLMTGRNLWHIGPRNPETGAVDVGRIREEFTTWPEVFRANGYETFGTGKWHNNRDAFNRLFSHGGAIYFGGMHWPDTNGHFEPRIHWFDPTSDYPESDRKHLKTFSSELYADGAIDFLQNTRDKEKPFVIYVAFSSPHDPRSAPQEYHDMYPPAEIELPPNFAPIHPFDNGDMNVRDEKLSPVPRTVERTKKEISDYYAMVSEVDFHIGRILAELKRQGLDRNTIVVFAGDHGLAVGQHGLLGKQNVYEHSMGLPLVFRGPGIPRGRTRESFVYHHDAGPTLLELAGLEVPETMESKSLVEAIKSPGVQVRESIYLSYQNKQRAVRVGDLKLILYNVDGVERTQLFDLSTDPWEMQNLFILYGRPGEFGPGQRLLNALRARMKEEDDPAYEIFFGSSSEEDRIEQ; this is translated from the coding sequence ATGCTCGTGTCTCTCGCGCTGATGGCGGTTTCGACGACTGCGCCGGTGAACGTCGTGTTCCTGTTCACCGACGACCACAGGCGGACGGCGGTCGGCGCGTTGGGGATCGAGCCGGTGAAGACGCCGAACATCGACAGCCTGCTCGCAGAGGGCACCTTCTTTCAGAACGCGTACACGATGGGCAGTCCGCACGGGGCGCTTTGCGTGCCCAGCCGGGCGATGCTGATGACCGGGCGGAACCTTTGGCACATCGGCCCGCGCAACCCCGAGACGGGCGCCGTCGACGTAGGGCGCATCAGGGAAGAGTTCACGACGTGGCCCGAGGTGTTCCGCGCGAACGGCTACGAGACGTTCGGCACCGGCAAGTGGCACAACAACCGCGACGCGTTCAACCGGCTTTTCAGCCACGGCGGGGCGATCTACTTCGGCGGCATGCACTGGCCCGACACGAACGGCCACTTCGAGCCGCGAATCCACTGGTTCGACCCGACGAGCGACTACCCTGAGAGCGACCGCAAGCACCTGAAGACTTTTTCGAGCGAGCTATACGCCGACGGCGCGATCGACTTTCTGCAGAACACGCGCGACAAGGAAAAGCCGTTCGTGATCTACGTCGCGTTCTCCTCGCCGCACGACCCGCGCAGCGCGCCACAGGAGTATCACGACATGTACCCGCCGGCGGAGATCGAGCTGCCGCCGAACTTCGCGCCGATCCACCCGTTCGACAACGGCGACATGAACGTGCGCGACGAGAAGCTGTCGCCGGTGCCTCGCACGGTCGAGCGTACGAAGAAGGAGATCTCCGACTACTACGCGATGGTGAGCGAAGTCGACTTCCACATCGGGCGCATCCTGGCGGAGCTGAAAAGGCAAGGGCTGGACCGCAACACGATCGTCGTGTTCGCCGGCGACCACGGCCTTGCGGTCGGTCAGCACGGGCTGCTCGGCAAGCAGAACGTCTACGAGCACAGCATGGGCCTGCCGCTGGTGTTCCGAGGGCCGGGAATCCCGCGCGGAAGAACCAGAGAGTCGTTCGTCTATCACCACGACGCAGGTCCGACGCTGTTAGAACTTGCGGGTCTGGAAGTGCCCGAAACGATGGAGTCGAAGAGCCTCGTCGAGGCGATCAAGTCCCCCGGAGTGCAGGTGCGCGAGTCGATCTACTTATCGTATCAGAACAAACAGCGCGCAGTGCGGGTCGGTGATCTCAAGCTGATCCTCTACAATGTGGATGGCGTCGAGCGCACGCAGTTGTTCGACCTCTCGACCGACCCCTGGGAGATGCAGAATCTCTTTATTCTTTACGGCAGGCCCGGCGAGTTCGGTCCGGGGCAACGCCTCCTAAACGCGTTGAGAGCACGGATGAAGGAAGAGGACGATCCGGCGTACGAGATCTTCTTCGGGTCATCGTCCGAGGAAGATCGCATTGAGCAGTAG
- a CDS encoding glycosyltransferase family 39 protein, translating into MRLTSPLTILLALFTILCLVFSSKTPYRQSGRLVHQAGDAVDIGAPDERQHANYVQSLLDGDGFPVLQPGSPDLGETYQAHQPPLYYVLAAGFCKLTGAEPSDRPSGGRLRLLNTIIGLGTLVALFMAARWGLKSDAIGLAAVAFAGLMPMFIALHSAVSNDPLLFLICSWTVALAARGIRQGWDWKLAAWCGVVVGLGLLTKTTALALLPTVAVALLCTRLWGEGRPPVRVWLLALVLPVVIASPWMARNQDLYGDPFAISAFNEAFVGSPKPQTVALPMRLITDPVYREVATRIIDEAGEDGIQAQVLMDRVYDEVGFTPAVHLDYWANWVGWWTARSFVGVFGYMDIFLLEPSEPTPGKNPMGASNNLYRVVMAALALVCLGWLLSLRRKMDGATKALTITCAVLLGVVALLFVRFNLQYFQGQARYLYPAIAPISLGLAGGLCFWLKGREKYAWVFVAAALLILDFLAYKAISTGFPVRIG; encoded by the coding sequence ATGCGGCTGACCTCGCCACTCACCATCCTGCTCGCCCTGTTCACGATCCTCTGCCTGGTTTTTAGCTCAAAAACGCCGTACCGGCAGTCGGGACGCCTTGTTCACCAGGCCGGTGACGCTGTGGATATCGGCGCTCCCGACGAAAGACAGCACGCCAACTACGTGCAAAGCCTGCTGGATGGCGACGGATTTCCGGTGCTCCAGCCTGGCAGCCCTGATCTGGGCGAAACGTACCAGGCGCACCAGCCGCCGCTTTACTACGTTCTGGCGGCAGGGTTCTGCAAGCTCACGGGGGCCGAGCCGAGCGACCGCCCCAGCGGCGGACGACTTCGACTCTTGAACACGATCATAGGCCTCGGAACGCTGGTCGCACTGTTCATGGCGGCGCGCTGGGGGCTGAAGAGCGACGCGATCGGCCTGGCTGCCGTGGCGTTCGCCGGCCTCATGCCGATGTTCATAGCTCTGCACTCTGCGGTCAGCAACGACCCTCTGCTGTTCCTCATCTGTTCGTGGACCGTAGCCCTAGCGGCAAGGGGCATTCGGCAAGGATGGGATTGGAAGTTGGCGGCGTGGTGCGGAGTGGTCGTCGGACTCGGCCTGCTGACTAAAACTACCGCTCTCGCGCTGCTGCCGACCGTCGCTGTTGCGCTGCTGTGCACACGGTTGTGGGGCGAGGGGCGACCTCCCGTTCGCGTGTGGCTGCTGGCCCTCGTCCTGCCGGTCGTCATCGCCTCGCCGTGGATGGCCCGCAACCAAGACTTGTACGGCGACCCGTTCGCGATCAGCGCGTTCAACGAGGCGTTCGTCGGCTCACCGAAGCCGCAGACGGTCGCCCTGCCGATGCGGCTCATAACAGATCCCGTATACCGCGAGGTTGCGACGAGGATTATCGATGAAGCTGGAGAAGACGGTATTCAGGCACAAGTCCTCATGGATCGCGTATACGACGAGGTCGGTTTCACGCCAGCCGTCCATTTGGACTACTGGGCGAACTGGGTTGGGTGGTGGACGGCTCGCTCGTTCGTAGGGGTGTTCGGGTACATGGACATCTTTCTGCTCGAGCCTAGCGAACCGACGCCAGGAAAGAACCCGATGGGAGCCTCGAACAACCTATACAGGGTGGTCATGGCGGCACTGGCGCTGGTTTGCCTGGGCTGGCTGCTGTCGCTCCGACGTAAGATGGATGGGGCGACCAAGGCGCTCACGATCACATGCGCGGTCCTGCTCGGCGTGGTGGCGCTGCTGTTCGTCAGGTTCAACTTGCAGTATTTCCAGGGTCAGGCCAGATACCTGTACCCGGCTATCGCTCCGATCTCGCTCGGGCTGGCGGGCGGGCTGTGCTTCTGGCTCAAGGGGCGGGAGAAGTACGCGTGGGTCTTTGTAGCCGCAGCGCTGCTGATCTTGGACTTTCTGGCGTACAAAGCCATATCGACTGGATTCCCCGTACGCATCGGTTGA
- a CDS encoding sodium/proton-translocating pyrophosphatase, producing the protein MSLVFKSLLKLLRGVRTRRLALVAAISTFLVPSFAFAAGGGSVSLHFTKSDFTYLYISLGFGVVALFVGWLISRYVMRQSSGDEKMQEVGAAIKSGALAYLRQQVTMMSVFVLLLAIGLFFMFSSRYDEMLALWISLSFIGGVAASYFAGYIGMIMAVNANTRTAHAAISSFKNALEIAFKAGAVAGLVTVGMGLIGATLIFMIAKGDAMKLLIGFGFGGSLAALFMRVGGGIFTKAADVGADLVGKVEAGIPEDDARNPATIADNVGDNVGDCAGMAADIFESYEVTLVAALVLGAATATMFDQETWMRLILFALMARGVGIIASIVGIFMVKGSDDIDVDPLRLIRRGFNSSALIAIAATLGLAYFMMGGPKSQSELVVSNELISSETQLVEDFAAIHEILDELSEDEDVPKYTISVDKILESERFNAMFPEDGALGPRRRDFVSVAIFTEEVDVQPAKNLQHFKPINFSDEDNPVLSYTVFKAAEGFGEEPTIITFGEAYEDNDLFVYEVEITTADFQIPAAGGQPPATTSTQRSYYGPMSEDQFSAIKEQAASFQQQFETVNKFDVTLYSNSEGDVRAAISKGEEHLASYLLESSPGSPNPANPGINFYKSDVKTVKTAYDALLLDPAQRMPQEFRAKIATIEQHTAAWWQFALCIIFGILMAFVFEKLTDYYVSLRGKPVQEVAGVSTAGPAPMIITGFALGKESSVFSLLAIVVSLIMPLLVFNPAEYGGYLLSFYGIALVGLGLLTTTGFILAMDTFGPISDNAQGIFEMSGANKTHPEAAKAIQRLDAAGNTTKALTKGFAIATAVVAAVALFHAYVEEGGLTVVGMPLQVPEIFLGVLIGGAAPYLFSAFAINAVGRASFELINDVRAQFRNDPGILAGTSKPDYAKCVAIVTKAAQKELIGPAVLAIAFPVLVGFGFSIGKEGNLVGAQALGGFLVGAIVSGQLLAVMLANSGGIWDNAKKLIEDGMYGGKGSKAHEAGIVCDTVGDPFKDTAGPALNPLIKVMNLVALLMVPIVIMPRSDAVLITITVIAALALAGAVYWSKRGSMFELLQAGQAEAEAAGKGTSE; encoded by the coding sequence ATGTCTTTGGTATTCAAATCGCTCCTAAAGCTCTTGCGTGGAGTGCGGACTCGACGGCTCGCGCTTGTCGCAGCCATTTCAACGTTCTTGGTGCCGTCTTTTGCATTCGCCGCAGGCGGAGGGAGCGTCTCCCTCCACTTCACCAAGTCGGACTTCACTTACCTATACATATCGCTCGGGTTCGGCGTCGTTGCGCTTTTTGTCGGCTGGCTGATCAGCAGGTACGTCATGCGCCAGTCTTCGGGCGACGAGAAGATGCAGGAAGTCGGCGCCGCGATCAAATCCGGCGCGCTCGCATATCTGAGGCAGCAGGTAACGATGATGTCCGTTTTCGTCCTTCTGCTTGCGATCGGCCTGTTCTTCATGTTCAGCAGCAGATACGACGAGATGCTGGCACTGTGGATCTCGCTCAGCTTCATCGGTGGTGTCGCGGCTTCGTACTTTGCTGGCTACATCGGCATGATCATGGCGGTCAACGCCAATACGCGCACCGCGCACGCGGCGATCAGCAGTTTCAAGAACGCGCTGGAAATCGCGTTCAAGGCCGGAGCCGTCGCGGGGCTGGTAACGGTCGGCATGGGGCTGATCGGCGCAACGCTCATCTTCATGATCGCGAAGGGCGACGCGATGAAGCTGCTGATCGGATTCGGGTTCGGCGGTTCGCTCGCGGCGCTGTTCATGCGCGTCGGTGGAGGCATCTTTACCAAGGCTGCCGACGTAGGAGCGGACCTTGTCGGCAAGGTAGAAGCCGGCATTCCAGAGGACGATGCGCGAAATCCGGCGACGATCGCCGACAACGTCGGCGACAACGTCGGCGACTGCGCCGGGATGGCGGCGGACATTTTCGAGTCGTACGAGGTGACGCTGGTTGCCGCGCTGGTGCTCGGCGCTGCGACGGCGACGATGTTCGACCAAGAGACTTGGATGCGCCTGATCCTCTTCGCCCTGATGGCCCGCGGCGTCGGCATCATTGCGTCGATCGTGGGCATCTTCATGGTCAAGGGATCCGACGACATCGACGTGGATCCGCTGAGGCTGATACGGCGCGGTTTCAACAGTTCCGCGCTCATCGCGATCGCTGCGACTTTGGGTCTTGCTTACTTCATGATGGGCGGGCCGAAATCGCAATCCGAATTAGTCGTCTCCAACGAACTGATTTCGTCGGAGACCCAACTGGTTGAAGACTTCGCGGCCATCCACGAGATTCTCGATGAACTGAGCGAAGATGAGGACGTTCCAAAATACACGATCTCTGTCGACAAAATCCTCGAGTCCGAAAGGTTCAACGCGATGTTTCCGGAAGACGGAGCGCTAGGTCCTAGGCGAAGAGACTTTGTTTCGGTCGCGATTTTTACCGAGGAAGTCGACGTACAGCCGGCAAAAAACCTTCAGCACTTCAAGCCGATCAATTTCTCCGATGAAGACAATCCGGTGCTGAGCTATACGGTTTTCAAGGCTGCTGAGGGTTTCGGCGAAGAGCCGACGATCATTACGTTTGGCGAGGCGTACGAAGACAACGATCTCTTTGTCTATGAAGTGGAGATCACAACCGCAGACTTCCAAATACCGGCGGCTGGAGGGCAGCCACCGGCTACGACGAGTACCCAGCGGTCGTACTACGGCCCGATGTCCGAGGATCAGTTCAGCGCTATAAAGGAGCAGGCGGCCAGCTTTCAGCAGCAGTTTGAAACCGTGAACAAATTCGATGTGACGCTGTACTCGAATTCTGAAGGAGACGTTCGAGCTGCGATCAGCAAAGGAGAAGAACACCTGGCATCCTATCTGCTAGAGAGTTCGCCGGGAAGTCCGAATCCTGCGAACCCAGGCATCAATTTCTATAAGAGCGACGTGAAGACGGTGAAGACCGCGTACGACGCATTGCTGCTCGACCCCGCCCAGCGCATGCCGCAGGAGTTCCGCGCGAAGATAGCGACGATCGAGCAGCACACAGCGGCCTGGTGGCAGTTTGCCCTGTGCATCATTTTCGGCATACTCATGGCCTTCGTGTTCGAGAAGCTTACGGACTACTACGTGAGCCTGCGCGGCAAACCAGTCCAGGAGGTCGCAGGCGTATCGACGGCAGGGCCTGCACCGATGATAATCACAGGCTTCGCGCTGGGCAAGGAGTCGTCGGTGTTCAGCCTGCTGGCGATCGTGGTCTCGCTCATCATGCCGCTTCTGGTGTTCAACCCAGCGGAGTACGGCGGATACCTGCTCAGCTTCTACGGCATTGCGCTCGTCGGACTCGGCCTGCTGACGACCACGGGGTTCATCTTGGCGATGGATACTTTCGGGCCGATCTCTGACAACGCGCAAGGCATATTCGAAATGTCTGGAGCAAACAAGACCCACCCCGAAGCGGCAAAGGCTATTCAGCGGCTCGACGCCGCCGGCAACACGACCAAGGCGCTGACGAAAGGCTTCGCCATCGCGACAGCCGTTGTTGCCGCCGTCGCTCTGTTCCACGCATACGTCGAGGAGGGCGGACTGACGGTAGTCGGCATGCCGCTGCAAGTTCCGGAGATATTCCTCGGAGTGTTGATCGGCGGCGCGGCGCCCTATCTCTTCTCCGCCTTCGCGATCAACGCAGTCGGCAGAGCCTCGTTCGAGCTGATCAACGACGTTCGAGCACAGTTCAGAAACGACCCCGGCATTCTAGCCGGAACGAGCAAGCCGGACTACGCCAAGTGCGTGGCCATCGTGACCAAGGCAGCTCAGAAGGAGCTGATCGGACCAGCGGTGCTCGCTATCGCGTTCCCGGTCCTTGTCGGGTTCGGTTTCTCCATCGGCAAGGAAGGCAACCTGGTCGGTGCGCAAGCCCTGGGCGGATTCCTCGTTGGCGCAATTGTGTCGGGTCAGTTGCTAGCGGTGATGCTGGCCAACTCCGGCGGTATCTGGGACAACGCGAAGAAGCTGATCGAGGACGGGATGTACGGCGGCAAGGGCAGCAAGGCTCACGAGGCAGGAATCGTCTGCGATACTGTCGGCGACCCGTTCAAGGATACTGCCGGCCCTGCGCTCAACCCGCTGATCAAGGTCATGAACCTCGTCGCGCTCCTGATGGTGCCGATCGTCATCATGCCGAGGTCGGATGCAGTGCTGATCACGATTACTGTGATAGCAGCCCTTGCTCTAGCAGGCGCTGTGTACTGGTCGAAGCGCGGCAGCATGTTCGAACTGTTGCAGGCAGGCCAGGCCGAGGCCGAGGCCGCAGGCAAAGGCACGTCCGAGTAG